One window of the Clostridium sp. MB40-C1 genome contains the following:
- a CDS encoding zinc dependent phospholipase C family protein, translated as MKMKIENTFGKTMRGFMFAVNPIKKIIVNTHCIAHKYINNKSLELVKKEGYIKEYDFFIRYKYDLNEGVTWADQDFKSSNHFYHFSSGRGLYGFSNALDECEKYYKKANNYLEAGDIKKSVFYFGAACHLIQDATVPQHANKKLLKEHRKFELWIISRIAMGYHFEAKDSIKRYKDISEYIKSNALMANHIYLKNVNIKNVENRYSKIAQGIIQEAQITTAGIMLDFYKKVQNKIQM; from the coding sequence ATGAAGATGAAAATAGAAAATACTTTTGGAAAAACAATGAGAGGATTTATGTTTGCAGTTAACCCTATTAAGAAAATAATCGTAAATACTCATTGTATAGCTCATAAATATATAAATAATAAATCGCTTGAACTTGTAAAAAAAGAAGGCTATATTAAGGAATATGACTTTTTCATTAGATACAAATATGATTTAAATGAAGGCGTTACTTGGGCAGATCAAGATTTTAAAAGTTCTAATCATTTCTATCATTTTAGTAGTGGAAGAGGACTATATGGATTTTCTAATGCTTTAGATGAATGTGAAAAATATTATAAAAAAGCTAATAATTATTTAGAGGCCGGGGATATAAAAAAATCAGTATTTTATTTTGGAGCTGCTTGTCACTTAATACAAGATGCAACTGTTCCTCAACATGCAAATAAAAAATTATTGAAAGAACATAGAAAATTTGAACTATGGATAATAAGTAGAATTGCAATGGGATATCATTTTGAGGCAAAGGATAGTATAAAAAGATACAAAGATATATCTGAATATATAAAAAGTAATGCTTTAATGGCTAATCATATATACCTAAAAAATGTAAATATAAAGAATGTAGAAAATAGATATTCAAAAATTGCTCAAGGTATAATACAAGAAGCTCAAATTACTACAGCAGGAATTATGTTAGATTTTTATAAAAAGGTACAAAATAAAATTCAAATGTAA
- a CDS encoding B12-binding domain-containing radical SAM protein: MKVTLVGINAKFIHSNLAVRYLKAYTEDLEYQCSIREFSINDRVERVVEELIKEESDVIAFSCYIWNIEFIKAVANIIKVINKDIEIIYGGPEVSFNGKDFLENNPGEYLIEGEGEKTFRELILYKLELKKDPNREEDSYLRLLLKNIKGLYYKERNKVYYGGIRSNMDINDVVFSYTKEEELNNKIVYYEASRGCPFGCKYCLSSVDRKVRFRDIEKIKSELKFLIDKKVRLIKFVDRTFNCKESFAMDIWKFIIEQNTETKFHFEISADLLTEDEINLLSKAPKGRIQFEVGVQTTNNEILKNIDRHVNFSKIKEKVEEVKKLKNISQHLDLIAGLPGEDFQSFKNSFNNVYTMEPEEIQLGFLKILKGSPMSKEASKWGMKYSPYPPYEILKTNKISYLELIELKKVEAVVDKYYNSGKFNTILKYFISKFNTPFDFYYSLGMFFQEKGYFDRNISASDYYNVFLKFNCEKLKENNFILREIIKYDYLMFNKKRGIPNFLKDEISKAEIKSIKEKIFQRGFKFEKNGYHIEKFNIDVLNFINNSNILKKEIYLVYNHNNDQIVQYID, translated from the coding sequence ATGAAGGTAACATTAGTAGGGATTAATGCAAAATTTATTCATTCTAATTTAGCAGTAAGGTATTTAAAAGCTTATACTGAGGATCTGGAGTATCAGTGTAGCATAAGAGAATTTTCAATAAATGATAGAGTTGAGAGGGTAGTAGAAGAACTTATAAAAGAAGAGTCTGATGTTATTGCATTCTCATGTTACATATGGAATATCGAATTCATTAAAGCAGTGGCTAATATTATTAAGGTTATAAATAAAGATATTGAAATAATATATGGTGGACCAGAAGTGAGTTTTAATGGAAAGGATTTTTTAGAAAATAATCCAGGAGAATATTTAATAGAAGGGGAAGGAGAAAAGACTTTTAGAGAATTAATTTTGTATAAACTTGAGTTAAAGAAAGATCCAAACAGAGAAGAAGACTCATATTTAAGATTATTATTAAAAAATATTAAAGGCTTATACTATAAGGAACGAAATAAAGTTTATTATGGTGGAATAAGATCTAACATGGATATAAATGACGTAGTTTTTTCTTACACTAAGGAAGAAGAGCTAAATAATAAAATTGTATATTATGAAGCTTCAAGGGGATGTCCTTTTGGATGCAAATATTGTCTTTCTTCTGTAGATAGAAAAGTTAGGTTTAGGGATATAGAAAAAATAAAGTCTGAGCTAAAATTTCTAATAGACAAAAAAGTTAGGCTTATAAAATTTGTAGATAGAACTTTTAATTGTAAGGAAAGTTTTGCTATGGATATATGGAAATTTATAATAGAGCAGAATACTGAAACTAAATTCCACTTTGAAATATCTGCAGATCTTTTAACAGAAGATGAGATCAATCTTTTATCAAAAGCTCCAAAAGGAAGAATACAGTTTGAAGTAGGGGTTCAAACTACAAATAATGAAATATTAAAGAATATAGATAGGCATGTAAATTTCAGCAAGATAAAAGAAAAAGTAGAGGAAGTTAAAAAGCTGAAAAATATAAGTCAACATTTAGACCTTATAGCAGGACTTCCGGGAGAAGATTTTCAGTCTTTTAAAAATTCTTTTAACAATGTATATACAATGGAGCCAGAAGAGATACAGTTAGGTTTTTTAAAAATACTAAAAGGTTCACCTATGTCTAAAGAAGCTTCAAAATGGGGAATGAAGTATTCACCATATCCACCTTATGAAATATTAAAGACAAATAAGATAAGCTATTTAGAATTAATAGAGTTAAAAAAAGTAGAGGCTGTTGTAGACAAATATTACAACTCAGGGAAGTTTAATACAATTTTAAAATATTTTATTTCTAAATTTAATACTCCTTTTGATTTTTACTATTCTTTAGGAATGTTTTTCCAAGAAAAAGGATATTTTGATAGAAATATTTCAGCTTCTGATTATTATAATGTATTTCTAAAATTTAATTGTGAAAAACTAAAAGAGAATAATTTTATTTTAAGAGAAATAATAAAATATGACTATCTAATGTTTAATAAAAAACGAGGAATACCAAATTTTTTAAAAGATGAAATTAGTAAAGCAGAAATTAAATCGATTAAAGAAAAGATTTTCCAAAGAGGATTCAAATTCGAAAAAAATGGTTACCATATTGAAAAATTTAACATTGATGTGTTAAACTTTATTAATAATAGTAATATTTTAAAAAAAGAAATATATTTAGTGTATAATCATAACAATGACCAAATAGTCCAATACATAGATTAA
- a CDS encoding class I SAM-dependent methyltransferase, translating to MKEEIIISIKDEKLKGNLLDIGTLNYGIIYNIYKFNNDDFKVEYVDSKKNKIPISKECYDICTLFLTFSNIMFKKNKKALLEEIFSYLKDDGYIYVWDIDKKLGRILDSNVKVLMDDNKVKEFTIKDYNILKDSSEKSIFNLVNKYFDIIYAKKISKVYYIKARKKRRIENEGNISRD from the coding sequence GTGAAGGAGGAAATTATAATAAGCATTAAAGATGAAAAGTTGAAGGGAAATTTATTGGATATAGGAACTTTAAATTATGGTATTATTTATAATATATATAAATTTAATAATGATGATTTTAAGGTAGAGTATGTAGATAGTAAGAAAAATAAAATTCCTATAAGTAAAGAGTGCTATGATATATGTACTTTATTTTTAACTTTTAGCAATATAATGTTCAAGAAAAATAAAAAAGCACTCTTAGAGGAGATTTTTTCATATTTAAAGGATGATGGTTATATATATGTTTGGGATATAGATAAAAAATTAGGAAGAATTTTAGATAGTAATGTAAAAGTTTTGATGGATGATAATAAAGTTAAAGAATTTACTATAAAAGACTATAATATACTTAAGGATAGTTCTGAAAAAAGTATTTTTAATTTAGTAAATAAATACTTTGACATAATATATGCAAAAAAAATTAGTAAAGTATATTATATAAAGGCACGAAAGAAAAGGAGAATAGAAAATGAAGGTAACATTAGTAGGGATTAA